The following are from one region of the Sphingomonas oryzagri genome:
- the nuoL gene encoding NADH-quinone oxidoreductase subunit L, producing the protein MIQLLVFLPLLCSAIAGLGNRFIGNTVAKTVTTAGLFVSCALAWSIFIPFLQGTSHAYVANVLTFIHSGDLKVDWALRVDSLTAVMLVVITSVSALVHLYSWGYMAEDDSQPRFFAYLSLFTFMMLMLVTANTLIQMFFGWEGVGLASYLLIGFWYYKPSAGAAAIKAFVVNRVGDFGFSLGIFGTFLVFGTVQIPEILAAAPHMAGSTISFLGYRVDTMTLLCLLLFIGAMGKSAQLGLHTWLPDAMEGPTPVSALIHAATMVTAGVFMVCRLSPMFETSHTAMTVVTVIGACTCFFAATIGTTQTDIKRVIAYSTCSQLGYMFFAAGVGAFGAAMFHLFTHAFFKALLFLSAGSVIHAMHHEQDMRYYGGLRKHIPLTFWVMVAGTLAITGVGLEGVFGFAGFYSKDAIISSALASGTQVGGFAWFMGVFAALLTSFYSWRLIFLTFFGKPRWAASEHIQHAAHDHGHAHGHDDHAHDAHADHAVAHAAHDDHGHDAHHAEPDAEDAGHEPKPDMRGFAEVEHGTLDYHPHESPWVMTVPLLVLSLGAVFAGWAFAPTFLNGTFWQGAVAYSPELHEASEHLGAWALAPTIVMLIGFAIAWFAYIKDTSIPGRFAATFRGLYVFLLKKWYFDELYDLIFVRPAFAIGRFLWHKGDEGTIDRFGPDGIAKLAVVGNRITARVQSGYVYTYALVMLLGLAGVATWAMTR; encoded by the coding sequence ATGATCCAGCTCCTCGTCTTCCTGCCGTTGCTGTGCTCGGCGATCGCCGGGCTCGGCAACCGGTTCATCGGCAACACCGTCGCCAAGACGGTGACGACCGCCGGCCTGTTCGTGTCGTGCGCGCTCGCCTGGTCGATCTTCATCCCCTTCCTGCAGGGCACCTCGCACGCCTATGTCGCCAACGTCCTGACCTTCATCCATTCGGGTGATCTCAAGGTCGACTGGGCGCTGCGCGTCGACAGCCTGACGGCGGTGATGCTGGTGGTGATCACCAGCGTGTCGGCGCTCGTCCACCTGTATAGCTGGGGCTATATGGCGGAGGACGACAGCCAGCCGCGCTTCTTCGCCTACCTCTCGCTCTTCACCTTCATGATGCTGATGCTGGTGACGGCGAACACGCTGATCCAGATGTTCTTCGGCTGGGAAGGCGTGGGCCTCGCGTCGTACCTGCTGATCGGCTTCTGGTATTACAAGCCGTCGGCCGGCGCCGCCGCGATCAAGGCCTTCGTGGTCAACCGCGTGGGCGATTTCGGCTTCTCGCTCGGCATCTTCGGCACCTTCCTGGTGTTCGGCACCGTGCAGATCCCCGAGATCCTCGCCGCCGCGCCGCACATGGCGGGATCGACGATCAGCTTCCTCGGCTACCGCGTCGACACGATGACCCTGCTCTGCCTGCTGCTGTTCATCGGCGCGATGGGCAAGTCGGCGCAGCTCGGCCTGCACACCTGGCTGCCGGACGCGATGGAAGGCCCGACCCCGGTCTCCGCGCTGATCCACGCCGCGACGATGGTGACGGCGGGCGTGTTCATGGTCTGCCGCCTCTCGCCGATGTTCGAGACGAGCCACACCGCGATGACGGTGGTGACGGTGATCGGCGCCTGCACCTGCTTCTTCGCCGCGACGATCGGCACGACGCAGACCGACATCAAGCGCGTGATCGCCTATTCGACCTGCTCGCAGCTCGGCTACATGTTCTTCGCCGCCGGCGTCGGCGCGTTCGGCGCGGCGATGTTCCACCTGTTCACGCACGCCTTCTTCAAGGCCCTGCTGTTCCTCTCGGCGGGCTCGGTGATCCATGCGATGCATCACGAGCAGGACATGCGTTACTATGGCGGCCTGCGTAAGCACATCCCGCTCACCTTCTGGGTGATGGTGGCCGGCACGCTGGCGATCACCGGCGTCGGGCTGGAGGGCGTGTTCGGTTTCGCGGGCTTCTATTCGAAGGACGCGATCATTTCCTCGGCGCTCGCATCGGGCACGCAGGTGGGCGGCTTCGCCTGGTTCATGGGCGTGTTCGCCGCGCTGCTGACCAGCTTCTACTCGTGGCGCCTGATCTTCCTGACCTTCTTCGGCAAGCCGCGCTGGGCCGCCTCCGAGCATATCCAGCACGCCGCGCACGATCATGGCCACGCTCACGGCCATGACGACCATGCGCACGATGCCCATGCCGATCATGCCGTCGCCCATGCGGCGCACGACGATCACGGCCACGACGCGCACCATGCCGAGCCGGATGCCGAGGATGCCGGCCACGAGCCGAAGCCCGACATGCGCGGCTTCGCCGAGGTCGAGCACGGCACGCTGGACTATCATCCGCACGAAAGTCCGTGGGTGATGACGGTGCCGCTGCTGGTGCTGAGCCTCGGCGCGGTGTTCGCGGGCTGGGCCTTCGCGCCCACCTTCCTCAATGGCACGTTCTGGCAGGGCGCCGTCGCCTATTCGCCCGAACTGCACGAGGCGTCCGAGCATCTCGGCGCGTGGGCGCTGGCTCCGACGATCGTGATGCTGATCGGCTTCGCGATCGCCTGGTTCGCCTACATCAAGGACACGTCGATCCCCGGCCGCTTCGCCGCGACCTTCCGTGGGCTCTACGTCTTCCTCCTCAAGAAGTGGTATTTCGACGAGCTGTACGACCTGATCTTCGTGCGGCCCGCCTTCGCCATCGGCCGGTTTCTCTGGCACAAGGGCGACGAGGGCACGATCGACCGCTTCGGGCCGGACGGCATCGCCAAGCTGGCGGTCGTCGGCAACCGCATCACCGCTCGCGTTCAGTCGGGCTATGTTTACACCTATGCATTGGTCATGCTCCTTGGGCTGGCCGGTGTCGCGACCTGGGCGATGACTCGATGA
- the nuoK gene encoding NADH-quinone oxidoreductase subunit NuoK: MIGLQHYLAVSAILFVMGVLGIFINRKNVIIILMAIELILLSVNINLVAFSAYLHDLVGQIFAMFVLTVAAGEAAIGLAILVIYFRGRGTIAVDDINRMKG; the protein is encoded by the coding sequence GTGATCGGCCTCCAGCATTATCTCGCCGTCTCGGCGATCCTGTTCGTGATGGGGGTGCTGGGCATCTTCATCAATCGCAAGAACGTCATCATCATCCTGATGGCGATCGAGCTGATCCTCTTGAGCGTGAACATTAATCTGGTGGCCTTCTCGGCCTACCTGCACGATCTGGTCGGCCAGATCTTCGCGATGTTCGTGCTGACCGTCGCGGCGGGCGAGGCGGCCATCGGGCTCGCCATCCTCGTCATCTATTTCCGTGGCCGCGGCACCATCGCGGTCGACGACATCAACCGGATGAAGGGCTGA
- a CDS encoding NADH-quinone oxidoreductase subunit J, which produces MIQIIAFYLFAIMVCLSGLLTITARNPVHSVLWLILAFFNAAGLMLLLGAEFIAMLLVIVYVGAVAVLFLFVVMMLDIDFSELRAGFAKYAVFGFALAVAIAGEIIFGVKAWEAGPIQTAGRAAPTPDPAAVPNIQALGTLLYTKYLFIFEGAGFVLLVAMIGAIVLTHRNRGGVRKQNIAYQNRRRPQDATRMTNPPVGQGVEL; this is translated from the coding sequence GTGATCCAGATCATCGCCTTTTACCTGTTCGCCATCATGGTGTGCCTCTCGGGGCTGCTCACCATCACGGCGCGCAATCCGGTGCACTCGGTGCTCTGGCTCATCCTGGCGTTCTTCAACGCCGCCGGCCTCATGCTGCTGCTCGGTGCCGAGTTCATCGCGATGCTGCTCGTCATTGTGTACGTGGGCGCGGTCGCGGTGCTGTTCCTGTTCGTCGTGATGATGCTCGACATCGATTTCAGCGAGCTGCGCGCGGGCTTCGCCAAATATGCGGTGTTCGGCTTCGCGCTGGCCGTGGCGATCGCCGGTGAGATCATCTTCGGCGTCAAGGCGTGGGAAGCCGGCCCGATCCAGACCGCCGGCCGCGCCGCGCCGACGCCGGATCCGGCCGCCGTGCCGAACATCCAGGCGCTCGGCACCCTGCTCTACACCAAGTATCTCTTCATCTTCGAAGGCGCGGGCTTCGTGCTGCTCGTCGCGATGATCGGCGCGATCGTGCTGACCCACCGCAACCGTGGCGGCGTGCGCAAGCAGAACATCGCGTACCAGAACCGCCGCCGTCCGCAGGACGCCACCCGCATGACCAATCCGCCCGTCGGCCAGGGAGTCGAGCTGTGA
- the nuoI gene encoding NADH-quinone oxidoreductase subunit NuoI, with protein sequence MSLGYYVKSFTLWEIVKGHALTLKYFFKKKATINYPYEKNPLSPRFRGEHALRRYPNGEERCIACKLCEAVCPAQAITIEAEPRDDGSRRTTRYDIDMTKCIFCGFCQEACPVDAIVEGPNFEYSTETREELIYDKGKLLDNGDRWERAIAANLAADAPYR encoded by the coding sequence ATGAGCCTCGGCTACTACGTCAAGTCCTTCACCCTCTGGGAGATCGTGAAGGGGCACGCCCTCACCTTGAAGTATTTCTTCAAGAAGAAGGCGACCATCAACTACCCGTACGAGAAGAACCCGCTGTCGCCCCGCTTCCGCGGCGAACATGCGCTGCGCCGCTATCCCAATGGCGAGGAGCGCTGCATCGCGTGCAAGCTGTGCGAGGCGGTGTGCCCGGCGCAGGCGATCACCATCGAGGCCGAGCCGCGCGACGACGGCAGCCGCCGCACCACGCGCTACGACATCGACATGACCAAGTGCATCTTCTGCGGCTTCTGCCAGGAAGCCTGCCCGGTCGATGCGATCGTCGAGGGGCCGAACTTCGAATATTCCACCGAAACGCGGGAGGAGCTGATTTACGACAAGGGCAAGCTGCTCGACAACGGCGACCGCTGGGAGCGCGCGATCGCCGCGAACCTTGCCGCCGATGCGCCCTATCGTTAA
- the nuoH gene encoding NADH-quinone oxidoreductase subunit NuoH has product MISWFTPALPYGWAYFIATIIDILVIALPVMLAVAMIIYVDRKIWAAMALRRGPNVVGPFGLLQSFADGAKVFLQETIIPAAANRGLFLIAPIITFTVALVAWAVIPFSSFSVVANINVGLLYILAVSSLGVYGVILAGWASNSKYPFYSAIRAAAQMVSYEVAIGFVLISVVMWAGSFNLQDIVLAQKGEVLFGWINANIFNPLLFPMGIVFLISSMAETSRTPFDLTEAESELVAGYQTEYSSMAFALYWLGEYGNVILMCALNATLFWGGWLPPLNVSWLYVIPGTHIGLGLFWLLAKMAVCFFVFSWVKATLPRYRYDQLMRLGWNIFLPLSLLFVFLVSGWLMLTRYHPIGA; this is encoded by the coding sequence ATGATCTCCTGGTTCACCCCCGCTCTGCCTTACGGCTGGGCCTATTTCATCGCGACGATCATCGACATCCTGGTGATCGCGCTGCCGGTGATGCTCGCCGTGGCGATGATCATCTACGTCGATCGCAAGATCTGGGCGGCGATGGCGCTGCGTCGCGGCCCCAACGTCGTGGGGCCATTCGGCCTGCTCCAGTCCTTCGCGGACGGCGCCAAGGTGTTCCTGCAGGAGACGATCATCCCGGCGGCGGCCAATCGCGGCCTGTTCCTGATCGCACCGATCATCACCTTCACGGTGGCGCTGGTGGCGTGGGCGGTGATCCCGTTCAGCAGCTTCTCGGTCGTGGCCAACATCAATGTCGGCCTGCTCTACATCCTCGCGGTGTCGTCGCTGGGCGTGTACGGCGTGATCCTCGCCGGCTGGGCGTCCAACTCCAAATACCCCTTCTACTCCGCGATCCGCGCCGCCGCGCAGATGGTGAGCTATGAGGTCGCGATCGGCTTCGTGCTGATCTCGGTGGTGATGTGGGCGGGCAGCTTCAACCTGCAGGACATCGTTCTGGCGCAGAAGGGCGAGGTGCTATTCGGCTGGATCAACGCCAACATCTTCAATCCCTTGCTCTTCCCGATGGGCATCGTGTTCCTGATCTCGTCGATGGCCGAGACCAGCCGCACGCCGTTCGATCTCACCGAGGCGGAGAGCGAGCTCGTCGCCGGCTACCAGACCGAATATTCGTCGATGGCCTTCGCGCTCTACTGGCTGGGCGAATATGGCAACGTCATCCTGATGTGCGCGCTGAACGCGACGCTCTTCTGGGGCGGCTGGCTGCCGCCGCTGAACGTCTCGTGGCTGTACGTCATTCCGGGCACGCACATCGGCCTCGGCCTGTTCTGGCTGCTCGCCAAGATGGCCGTCTGCTTCTTCGTCTTCTCCTGGGTGAAGGCGACGCTGCCCCGCTATCGCTACGACCAGCTGATGCGGCTGGGCTGGAACATCTTCCTGCCGCTGTCGCTGCTGTTCGTCTTCCTCGTCTCGGGCTGGCTGATGCTCACCCGCTACCATCCGATCGGAGCCTGA
- the nuoG gene encoding NADH-quinone oxidoreductase subunit NuoG has product MPKLKVDGIEVEVPAGATVLQACEAAGKEIPRFCYHERLSIAGNCRMCLVEVKPGPPKPQASCALPAADNQEVRTDSAMVKKAREGVMEFLLINHPLDCPICDQGGECDLQDQSMAYGKGHSRFDENKRAVTEKYMGPIVKTQMTRCIQCTRCVRFAEEVAGVEEIGAIYRGENMQITSYLEHAVTSELSGNVVDLCPVGALTSKPYAFEARPWELHKTPGIDVMDAVGTNVRLDSRGRQVLRSLPRLNEDVNEEWASDKTRHAVDGLVRNRIDKPYVRVDGKLKAATWEEAFKAIAKAAEGLTGNDVAGLAGDLAEVESVYALKQLVAAYGSTLHEARVDGALYEVANPASYRFNPTISGVENAKAILLVGANPRWEAPLVNTRIRKAIKKGAKVYAVGPEVDLTYKAEWLGSDLSALNDLPEALAKAEDVIVIAGMGACAIEGGYGAARQTAAALGAGFGLLHTAAGRVGALDVGFATEGGFAAVVQAAPKLVFLLGVDETDLSGFNNSFKVYIGTHGDRGAHAADVILPGATYVEKPGTWVNMEGRVQRAERAVFPVGDAREDWTILRALSAVLGKTLPFDSLAQLRAKIAADHPGLAEEGIHLAGALDPAPKGGDVSGAIVYPIADFYLTNPIARSSPTMQRCSAELIKGETFAEAAE; this is encoded by the coding sequence ATGCCCAAACTCAAAGTAGACGGGATCGAGGTCGAAGTCCCCGCCGGCGCCACCGTGCTGCAGGCGTGCGAGGCGGCCGGCAAGGAGATCCCGCGCTTCTGCTATCACGAGCGCCTCTCGATCGCCGGCAATTGCCGCATGTGCCTCGTTGAGGTGAAGCCGGGGCCGCCCAAGCCGCAGGCGTCATGCGCGCTGCCCGCCGCCGACAATCAGGAAGTCCGCACCGACAGCGCGATGGTGAAGAAGGCGCGCGAGGGGGTGATGGAGTTCCTGCTCATCAACCACCCGCTCGATTGCCCGATCTGCGATCAGGGCGGCGAATGCGACCTGCAGGACCAGTCGATGGCCTATGGCAAGGGCCATAGCCGCTTCGACGAGAACAAGCGGGCCGTCACCGAGAAATATATGGGTCCGATCGTGAAGACCCAGATGACGCGCTGCATCCAGTGCACGCGCTGCGTCCGCTTCGCCGAGGAAGTGGCGGGCGTCGAGGAGATCGGCGCGATCTATCGCGGCGAGAACATGCAGATCACGTCGTATCTGGAGCACGCCGTCACCAGCGAGCTTTCGGGCAACGTGGTCGATCTCTGCCCGGTCGGCGCGCTCACCTCCAAGCCCTACGCCTTCGAGGCGCGGCCGTGGGAGCTGCACAAGACGCCGGGCATCGACGTGATGGATGCCGTCGGCACCAACGTGCGGCTGGACAGCCGTGGCCGGCAGGTGCTGCGTTCGCTCCCGCGTCTGAACGAGGACGTCAACGAGGAGTGGGCGTCGGACAAGACCCGCCACGCGGTCGATGGCCTGGTGCGCAACCGCATCGACAAGCCTTATGTCCGCGTCGACGGCAAGCTGAAGGCGGCGACCTGGGAAGAGGCGTTCAAGGCGATCGCCAAGGCCGCCGAGGGCCTGACCGGAAACGACGTCGCGGGCCTCGCCGGCGATCTCGCCGAGGTCGAGAGCGTCTATGCGCTGAAGCAGCTTGTCGCGGCCTATGGCTCGACGCTGCATGAGGCGCGTGTCGACGGCGCGCTTTACGAGGTGGCCAACCCGGCCTCGTATCGCTTCAACCCGACCATCTCCGGTGTCGAGAATGCCAAGGCGATCCTGCTGGTCGGCGCCAATCCGCGCTGGGAAGCGCCGCTGGTCAACACCCGCATCCGCAAGGCGATCAAGAAGGGCGCCAAGGTCTATGCCGTCGGCCCCGAGGTCGATCTGACCTACAAGGCCGAGTGGCTGGGCAGCGATCTGTCCGCGCTCAACGATCTGCCCGAAGCGCTCGCCAAGGCCGAGGACGTGATCGTCATCGCCGGCATGGGTGCATGCGCGATCGAGGGCGGCTACGGTGCCGCCCGCCAGACCGCCGCCGCGCTGGGCGCGGGCTTCGGCCTGCTCCACACCGCCGCCGGCCGTGTCGGCGCGCTCGATGTGGGCTTCGCGACCGAGGGCGGTTTCGCTGCCGTCGTGCAGGCCGCGCCGAAGCTGGTATTCCTGCTCGGCGTGGACGAGACCGACCTGTCCGGCTTCAACAACAGCTTCAAGGTCTACATCGGCACGCATGGTGACCGTGGTGCTCACGCGGCGGACGTGATCCTGCCGGGCGCGACCTATGTCGAGAAGCCGGGCACCTGGGTGAACATGGAAGGCCGCGTGCAGCGCGCCGAACGCGCCGTGTTCCCGGTCGGCGACGCCCGCGAGGACTGGACGATCCTGCGCGCGCTCTCCGCCGTGCTGGGCAAGACTTTGCCGTTCGACAGCCTCGCGCAGCTCCGCGCGAAGATCGCCGCCGATCATCCGGGTCTGGCGGAGGAGGGGATCCACCTCGCCGGCGCGCTCGATCCGGCGCCGAAGGGCGGGGACGTGTCCGGCGCGATCGTCTATCCGATCGCGGACTTCTACCTGACCAACCCGATCGCCCGCTCGTCGCCCACCATGCAGCGCTGCTCGGCCGAACTCATCAAGGGCGAGACCTTCGCGGAGGCGGCGGAATGA
- the nuoF gene encoding NADH-quinone oxidoreductase subunit NuoF: MLADKDRIFTNVYGFQPWNLEAARKRGDWDNTKKLLEIAPDDIIQTMKDSGLRGRGGAGFPTGMKWSFMPKEPKPGKPNFLVINADESEPGSCKDREIIRHDPHKLIEGALVAGFAMRARAAYIYIRGEYIREAETMYAALDEAYAAGLIGKNACGSGYDFDVFLCRGAGAYICGEETAMLESLEGKKGQPRLKPPFPAGAGLYGCPTTVNNVESIAVAPTILRRGAAWFSSFGAENNRGTKLFQISGHVNKPCVVEEAMSIPFRQLIEEHCGGIRGGWDNLLAVIPGGSSVPLVPAAQIIDAPMDFDGLRALGSGLGTAAIIVMDKSTDIVRAISRLSYFYKHESCGQCTPCREGTGWMWRVMERLREGNAEVEEIDMLQEVTKQVEGHTICALGDAAAWPIQGLIRHFRPELERRIAAKNGGAAPLAVAAE, translated from the coding sequence ATGCTCGCTGACAAGGACCGCATCTTCACCAACGTCTACGGCTTCCAGCCGTGGAATCTGGAGGCCGCCCGCAAGCGCGGCGACTGGGACAATACCAAGAAGCTGCTCGAGATCGCGCCGGATGACATCATCCAGACGATGAAGGACAGCGGCCTGCGCGGCCGTGGCGGCGCCGGCTTCCCGACCGGCATGAAGTGGAGCTTCATGCCCAAGGAGCCGAAGCCCGGCAAACCCAACTTCCTCGTCATCAACGCCGACGAGTCCGAGCCCGGTTCGTGCAAGGACCGCGAGATCATCCGCCACGATCCGCACAAGCTGATCGAGGGCGCGCTGGTCGCCGGCTTCGCGATGCGCGCGCGCGCCGCCTACATCTACATTCGCGGCGAATATATCCGCGAGGCCGAGACGATGTATGCGGCGCTCGACGAGGCGTACGCGGCCGGCCTGATCGGCAAGAATGCCTGCGGTTCGGGCTATGATTTCGACGTGTTCCTGTGCCGCGGCGCCGGCGCCTACATCTGCGGCGAAGAGACCGCGATGCTGGAGAGCCTGGAGGGCAAGAAGGGCCAGCCGCGCCTGAAGCCGCCGTTCCCGGCCGGCGCGGGCCTCTACGGCTGCCCGACCACCGTCAACAATGTCGAGAGCATCGCGGTGGCGCCGACCATCCTGCGGCGCGGCGCGGCCTGGTTCTCCAGCTTCGGCGCGGAGAACAACCGCGGCACCAAGCTCTTCCAGATCAGCGGCCATGTGAACAAGCCGTGCGTGGTGGAAGAGGCGATGAGCATCCCCTTCCGCCAGCTCATCGAGGAGCATTGCGGCGGCATCCGGGGCGGCTGGGACAATCTGCTCGCGGTGATCCCCGGCGGCTCGTCGGTGCCGCTGGTGCCTGCGGCGCAGATCATAGACGCGCCGATGGATTTCGACGGCCTGCGCGCGCTCGGCTCCGGCCTCGGCACGGCGGCGATCATCGTCATGGACAAGTCCACCGACATTGTCCGCGCCATCAGCCGGCTCAGCTACTTCTACAAGCATGAGAGCTGCGGCCAGTGCACGCCGTGCCGCGAGGGCACCGGCTGGATGTGGCGCGTGATGGAGCGCCTGCGCGAAGGCAATGCGGAGGTCGAAGAGATCGACATGCTGCAGGAAGTCACCAAGCAGGTCGAAGGCCACACCATCTGCGCGCTGGGCGACGCGGCGGCCTGGCCGATCCAGGGCCTGATCCGCCACTTTCGCCCCGAGCTGGAGCGTCGCATCGCGGCGAAGAACGGTGGCGCGGCTCCGCTGGCGGTGGCGGCGGAATGA
- a CDS encoding complex I 24 kDa subunit family protein produces the protein MADAVHIPDEAETRARWGDFAWTPENEAKAQKILARFPKGREQSASLAFLDLAQRQVGADTQTQGWLPVPVIEYVAKQIGVPYMRVYEVATFYTMFNLAPVGRYHVQVCGTTPCMLRGSDDVLAACKNKGLVKGKTTPDGLFTLTEVECLGACANAPMVQINDDNFEDLTYDSTIAILEALAEGKSPKPGPQIDRQVSAPEGGPTSLVAMVSENHDYRGEW, from the coding sequence ATGGCTGACGCAGTTCACATCCCCGACGAGGCCGAGACCCGCGCGCGCTGGGGCGATTTCGCCTGGACGCCGGAGAACGAGGCCAAGGCGCAGAAAATCCTCGCCCGCTTCCCCAAGGGGCGCGAGCAGTCGGCGTCGCTGGCCTTCCTCGATCTCGCCCAGCGGCAGGTCGGCGCCGACACGCAGACGCAGGGCTGGCTGCCCGTCCCCGTGATCGAATATGTCGCGAAGCAGATCGGCGTGCCGTACATGCGCGTCTACGAGGTCGCGACCTTCTACACGATGTTCAACCTGGCGCCGGTCGGCCGCTATCACGTACAGGTCTGCGGCACGACGCCGTGCATGCTGCGCGGATCGGACGACGTGCTGGCGGCGTGCAAGAACAAGGGCCTCGTTAAGGGCAAGACCACGCCCGACGGCCTGTTCACGCTGACCGAGGTCGAGTGCCTGGGCGCCTGCGCCAACGCGCCGATGGTCCAGATCAACGACGATAATTTCGAAGACCTGACCTACGACAGCACGATCGCCATCCTGGAGGCGTTGGCCGAGGGCAAGAGCCCGAAGCCCGGCCCGCAGATCGATCGCCAGGTCAGCGCGCCGGAGGGCGGGCCGACCAGCCTCGTCGCGATGGTCTCCGAAAATCACGATTACCGGGGTGAGTGGTAA
- a CDS encoding NADH-quinone oxidoreductase subunit D encodes MLYTGEDKPSVGDVEIKNYTINFGPQHPAAHGVLRLVLELDGEIVERVDPHVGLLHRGTEKLMEARTYLQNVPYLDRLDYCSPLNMEHSYVLAVEKLLGIEVPLRAQYLRVLFAELSRISNHMMNLGSHIMDVGAMTPNLWMFEVREDTYGFFERASGARMHMAWFRPGGVHQDVPLKLLTDIGDWLDTRLQLFEDAITLVGDNRIFKQRNVDIGVVSRDDAINWGFSGPMIRAAGVPWDIRKSQPYEVYDRMEFDVPVGTSGDCYDRFMVRVEEVRQSARIIKQCIAQMPDGPIASTDRKVAPPKRGEMKRSMEALIHHFKLYTEGFHVPAGEVYVATESPKGEFGVYLVSDGTNKPYRVKLRPTAFSHLQAMDFMMKGHMLADTTAILSAIDVVFGECDR; translated from the coding sequence ATGCTCTATACCGGCGAGGACAAGCCCTCGGTCGGCGATGTCGAGATCAAGAACTATACGATCAACTTCGGCCCGCAGCATCCGGCCGCGCACGGCGTGCTGCGCCTGGTGCTGGAGCTGGACGGCGAGATCGTCGAGCGTGTCGATCCGCATGTCGGCCTGCTCCATCGCGGCACCGAAAAGCTGATGGAGGCGCGCACCTACCTCCAGAACGTGCCCTATCTCGATCGGCTGGATTATTGCTCGCCGCTCAACATGGAGCATAGCTACGTTCTGGCGGTCGAGAAGCTGCTGGGGATCGAGGTGCCGCTGCGCGCCCAGTATCTGCGCGTGCTGTTCGCCGAGCTCTCCCGCATCTCCAACCACATGATGAACTTGGGGTCGCACATCATGGATGTCGGCGCGATGACGCCGAACCTGTGGATGTTCGAGGTGCGCGAGGACACCTACGGCTTCTTCGAGCGCGCGTCCGGCGCGCGGATGCACATGGCGTGGTTCCGCCCCGGCGGTGTCCACCAGGACGTGCCGCTGAAGCTGCTGACCGACATCGGCGACTGGCTGGACACCCGGCTCCAGCTGTTCGAGGACGCGATCACCCTTGTGGGCGACAACCGCATCTTCAAGCAGCGTAACGTCGACATCGGCGTGGTCAGCCGTGACGACGCGATCAACTGGGGCTTCTCCGGCCCGATGATCCGCGCCGCCGGCGTGCCGTGGGACATCCGCAAGTCGCAGCCCTACGAAGTCTATGACCGCATGGAGTTCGACGTGCCGGTGGGCACTTCGGGCGACTGCTACGATCGCTTCATGGTGCGCGTGGAGGAGGTCCGCCAGTCCGCGCGGATCATCAAGCAGTGCATCGCGCAGATGCCGGACGGCCCGATCGCCTCGACCGACCGCAAGGTGGCGCCGCCCAAGCGCGGCGAGATGAAGCGCTCGATGGAGGCGCTGATCCACCACTTCAAGCTCTATACCGAGGGCTTCCACGTGCCCGCTGGCGAGGTGTACGTCGCGACAGAAAGCCCCAAGGGCGAGTTCGGCGTCTATCTCGTCTCGGACGGCACCAACAAGCCGTACCGCGTGAAGCTGCGCCCGACGGCGTTCAGCCACCTGCAGGCGATGGATTTCATGATGAAGGGCCACATGCTGGCCGACACCACCGCCATCCTCTCCGCGATCGACGTCGTGTTCGGGGAGTGCGATCGGTGA
- a CDS encoding NADH-quinone oxidoreductase subunit C has protein sequence MNYPKFSTNDGVIEAAKAALGDALVDAFEQAGEIQLHVKREATATALGILKDTKGLEYQQLMEIAGVDYPDRGQDRFEVVYCLLSLTRNHRLHVHVQTDEAKPVPSATGLWRNAGWLEREVYDMIGVLFDGNPDLRRILTDYGFRGHPLRKDFPMTGYVELRYSEEAKRVVYEPVQLAQDFRSFDFLSPWEGAQYMLPGDEKAPQAPGAPSPAPATEKK, from the coding sequence ATGAACTATCCCAAATTCTCGACCAATGACGGCGTGATCGAGGCGGCGAAGGCCGCGCTCGGCGATGCGCTGGTCGATGCGTTCGAGCAGGCCGGCGAGATCCAGCTGCATGTGAAGCGCGAGGCGACCGCCACCGCGCTCGGCATCCTGAAGGACACCAAGGGGCTGGAATATCAGCAGCTCATGGAGATCGCCGGGGTCGACTATCCCGATCGCGGGCAGGATCGCTTCGAGGTGGTCTATTGCCTGCTGTCGCTGACCAGGAACCATCGCCTCCACGTCCATGTGCAGACGGACGAGGCGAAGCCGGTGCCGTCGGCGACGGGCCTGTGGCGCAACGCCGGCTGGCTGGAGCGCGAGGTCTACGACATGATCGGCGTGCTGTTCGACGGCAACCCCGATCTGCGTCGCATCCTCACCGATTACGGCTTCCGCGGCCATCCGCTGCGCAAGGACTTCCCGATGACGGGCTATGTCGAGCTGCGCTATTCGGAAGAGGCGAAGCGCGTGGTGTACGAGCCGGTGCAGCTGGCGCAGGATTTCCGCAGCTTCGACTTCCTCTCCCCGTGGGAAGGCGCGCAATATATGCTGCCGGGTGACGAGAAGGCGCCGCAGGCGCCGGGCGCTCCCTCGCCGGCACCGGCCACGGAGAAGAAATGA